The following are encoded in a window of Ferribacterium limneticum genomic DNA:
- a CDS encoding heavy metal translocating P-type ATPase has product MFIDPVCGMTVKPESPHEVLLEGVTHRFCSAKCKAKFEADPAHYLAPKAEPQPASEEEQQREYTCPMHPEVRQFGPGDCPKCGMALEPIVPDLDASEDNSEYLDFRRRFWGSLPLSVVVTVLAMAGHYFESLSAANRTWLELVLSAPVVLWAGAPFFVRGWKSIVTRSPNMWTLISIGTGAAFLYSLVAAVAPGLFPASFESHGRIGVYFEAAAVIISLTLLGQMLELSARSQTSAAIKSLLGLAPKTARRINADGSEEDVPLNHVHVGDLLRVRPGEKVPVDGSVVEGRSTIDESMLTGEPIPVSKEAQDKVIGATLNGSGSLIIRSESVGSHTVLAQIIQMVAQAQRSKAPMQRLADVVAGYFVVAVVAIALLSFFGWGFFGGERGWLFGIISAVSVLIIACPCALGLATPMAIMVATGKAATQGILFRDAAAIERMREIDTIIVDKTGTLTEGHPAFEQVIPVSGVTPDEVLRLAASLDQGSEHPLAEAIVRAAKEKSLPLEKAESFESSSGIGVHGQVGGRRLSLGNSTLMVQEDIDLSPLVAQAEELRRTGASVMYLAADGLLVGLLAVSDPIKASTPEALKMLKDAGIRVVMATGDGELTAKAVGQRLGIDEVHGEVKPADKLALVERLQSEGRVVAMAGDGINDAPALARADVGVAMGTGTDVAMNSAQVTLVKGDLRGIARAQALSRATVRNMRQNLWFAFAYNALGIPIAAGLLYPFFGLVLSPMIAAAAMSLSSVSVVGNSLRLRSA; this is encoded by the coding sequence ATGTTCATTGACCCAGTATGCGGGATGACGGTCAAGCCCGAATCCCCCCATGAAGTCCTCCTGGAGGGGGTTACCCATCGGTTTTGCAGTGCCAAGTGCAAGGCAAAATTTGAAGCAGACCCGGCGCACTATCTGGCTCCGAAAGCTGAGCCCCAACCAGCATCCGAAGAAGAGCAGCAACGGGAATACACCTGCCCGATGCACCCGGAGGTGCGCCAGTTTGGGCCTGGCGATTGCCCAAAATGTGGCATGGCCCTGGAACCGATTGTTCCCGACCTTGATGCCAGCGAGGACAACTCGGAATATCTGGATTTCCGACGCCGCTTCTGGGGAAGCCTGCCTTTGAGTGTGGTTGTGACAGTGCTGGCGATGGCGGGTCATTACTTTGAGAGCCTCTCTGCTGCAAACCGGACTTGGCTTGAACTGGTACTCAGTGCCCCCGTGGTTCTCTGGGCGGGGGCACCATTCTTTGTCCGTGGCTGGAAGTCCATCGTCACCCGTAGCCCCAACATGTGGACGCTCATCAGCATCGGCACTGGCGCGGCGTTTCTCTACAGCCTTGTAGCCGCCGTGGCTCCCGGACTTTTTCCCGCCTCCTTTGAGTCGCACGGGCGTATCGGCGTCTATTTCGAGGCGGCAGCGGTCATTATCTCGCTGACTCTCCTGGGGCAAATGCTGGAGCTTAGTGCTCGCTCGCAAACCTCTGCCGCCATCAAGTCTTTGCTCGGCCTGGCCCCCAAAACGGCCAGGCGCATCAATGCCGACGGTTCGGAAGAGGATGTGCCGTTGAACCATGTCCATGTCGGCGACCTGCTGCGTGTCAGGCCGGGGGAAAAGGTTCCAGTCGATGGCTCGGTAGTCGAGGGCCGAAGCACAATCGACGAGTCGATGCTGACTGGGGAGCCAATCCCGGTAAGCAAGGAAGCTCAGGACAAGGTGATTGGCGCAACCCTGAATGGCTCCGGCAGTCTGATTATTCGGTCCGAGAGCGTGGGTTCGCACACCGTGCTGGCCCAAATCATTCAGATGGTGGCCCAGGCGCAGCGTTCGAAGGCACCGATGCAGCGCCTGGCGGATGTCGTGGCCGGCTACTTTGTTGTGGCCGTGGTTGCAATCGCGCTCTTGAGCTTCTTCGGTTGGGGATTCTTCGGTGGTGAGCGCGGCTGGCTCTTTGGCATTATCAGCGCCGTGTCGGTACTCATCATTGCTTGCCCCTGCGCCCTCGGGCTGGCAACGCCGATGGCCATCATGGTGGCCACCGGCAAGGCCGCCACCCAGGGCATTCTCTTCCGGGATGCGGCGGCCATCGAGCGCATGCGGGAAATCGATACCATCATCGTCGACAAGACTGGAACGCTGACCGAAGGCCACCCTGCATTCGAACAGGTCATTCCCGTCAGTGGTGTCACACCAGATGAAGTCCTGCGTTTGGCGGCAAGTCTGGACCAGGGCAGTGAGCATCCTTTGGCTGAGGCCATTGTCCGCGCCGCCAAGGAGAAAAGCCTGCCCCTCGAGAAGGCGGAGAGTTTCGAATCCTCAAGCGGTATCGGCGTGCACGGACAAGTTGGCGGCCGGCGACTGTCCCTGGGGAATTCGACCCTCATGGTTCAGGAGGACATCGACCTGAGCCCCCTTGTTGCTCAAGCAGAAGAACTGAGGCGCACAGGTGCCAGCGTCATGTATCTGGCAGCCGATGGCTTGCTAGTGGGCTTATTGGCCGTCTCCGACCCGATTAAGGCAAGCACACCCGAAGCGCTCAAAATGCTTAAAGATGCGGGCATCCGGGTGGTGATGGCTACGGGCGATGGGGAGCTGACTGCCAAGGCTGTAGGGCAGCGACTTGGCATCGACGAGGTCCATGGCGAAGTGAAGCCGGCCGACAAGTTGGCACTCGTCGAGCGACTCCAATCTGAAGGGCGGGTAGTCGCCATGGCCGGTGATGGTATCAATGATGCGCCAGCCCTAGCGCGTGCCGATGTCGGTGTTGCCATGGGGACGGGGACCGATGTCGCCATGAACAGTGCCCAGGTCACCCTGGTCAAAGGGGACTTGCGCGGCATTGCCCGGGCCCAAGCCCTATCCAGAGCCACGGTACGCAACATGCGACAGAACCTTTGGTTTGCGTTCGCCTACAACGCCCTTGGCATTCCTATCGCGGCTGGCCTCCTGTACCCATTCTTCGGCCTGGTCCTGTCACCGATGATTGCCGCGGCTGCGATGAGCCTGTCGTCAGTCAGCGTCGTCGGCAACTCATTGAGATTGCGCAGCGCCTGA